A window of the Parabacteroides sp. FAFU027 genome harbors these coding sequences:
- a CDS encoding DUF4372 domain-containing protein: MYQDKYVFAQLVSFLNRSKFNRIVTKFDGDK; encoded by the coding sequence ATGTATCAAGACAAATACGTTTTTGCTCAACTGGTTTCGTTTCTGAATCGAAGTAAATTCAATCGCATTGTCACCAAATTTGATGGAGACAAAT